Proteins found in one Populus alba chromosome 14, ASM523922v2, whole genome shotgun sequence genomic segment:
- the LOC118039649 gene encoding uncharacterized protein — MEEEEAEIYDGVRAQFPLTFGKQSKSQTPLEQIHNTTIRKAPPTSAANAETQSSLSSSSKARPDSLRPTPKSSSNPTPSLGPPPPRPTGSNSFVAHVSIGPPRPQARGVDDDDDGEVMVGPPRPPPGLAAAADDDDDEEEEEEEDGVMIGPLRPPEPADSDEEDFLYRIPTSNEIVLGGHSKVVSALAVDHTGSRVLSGSYDYTVRMYDFQGMNSRLQSFRQLEPFEGHQVRNLSWSPSADRFLCVTGSAQAKIFDRDGLTLGEFVKGDMYIRDLKNTKGHISGLTCGEWHPQAKETILTSSEDGSLRIWDVNDFKSQKQVIKPKLARPGRVPVTTCAWDREGKRIAGGIGDGSIQIWSLKPGWGSRPDVFVEKGHSDDITCLKFSSDGQILLSRSSDCSLKVWDLRQMKEALKVFENLPNNYAQTNIAFSPDEQLFLTGTSFERESKTGGVLCFYNREKLELVSRVGISLTSSVVQCAWHPKLNQIFATAGDKSRGGTHVLYDPTISERGALVCVASAPRKKSLDDFEVQPVIHNPHALPLFRDQPSRKRQREKTLKDPLKSHKPELPMTGPGFGGRVGASKGSLLTQYLLKQGGMIKETWMEEDPREAILKYADAAEKDPKYIAPAYAQTQPDPVFAKSDSEDEEK; from the exons ATGGAAGAAGAGGAAGCAGAAATATACGACGGAGTTAGAGCACAGTTCCCTCTAACATTCGGCAAACAATCAAAATCTCAAACACCTCTCGAACAAATCCATAACACCACTATCCGAAAAGCACCACCCACCTCCGCCGCCAACGCCGAAACCCAATCTTCTCTTTCCTCCTCTTCTAAAGCGCGGCCCGATTCTCTCCGTCCCACACCTAAATCATCCTCCAACCCCACCCCTTCACTTGGACCGCCACCACCGCGGCCTACTGGTTCCAATTCATTCGTCGCCCATGTTTCGATTGGACCTCCTCGACCACAAGCTCGGGGTGTAGACGACGACGATGATGGGGAAGTTATGGTGGGGCCTCCGCGGCCTCCGCCGGGactggctgctgctgctgatgatgatgatgatgaggaggaggaggaggaggaggatggtgTAATGATTGGACCACTTCGTCCGCCGGAGCCAGCGGATTCGGATGAGGAGGATTTTCTGTATCGGATTCCAACGAGTAATGAGATTGTACTTGGAGGCCACTCTAAG GTTGTTTCAGCTCTTGCTGTAGATCATACTGGGTCTCGAGTTCTTTCTGGTAGTTATGACTATACAGTTAGAATGTACGATTTTCAAGGGATGAATTCGCGTTTACAATCATTTAGGCAGCTTGAACCATTTGAAGGCCATCAAGTTCGTAATTTGAGCTGGAGTCCTTCCGCAGACCGGTTTTTATGCGTCACTGGTTCTGCTCAAGCTaag ATATTTGACCGTGATGGGCTTACACTAGGTGAGTTTGTCAAGGGGGATATGTATATTCGTGACTTGAAGAATACAAAGGGTCACATTTCTGGATTGACTTGCGGGGAGTGGCATCCTCAAGCCAAGGAGACAATTCTAACATCATCAGAGGACGGTTCACTACGTATATGGGATGTGAATGATTTCAAAAGTCAAAAGCAG GTCATTAAACCAAAGCTTGCTCGGCCTGGAAGAGTTCCAGTTACCACATGTGCTTGGGATCGTGAAGGAAAGCGCATTGCCGGCGGCATTGGAGATGGTTCTATACAG ATATGGAGCCTTAAGCCTGGATGGGGAAGCAGGCCAGATGTTTTTGTTGAGAAGGGTCATTCAGATGACATCACTTGCCTCAAATTTTCAAGTGATGGACAAATTTTACTCTCAAGAAGCTCTGATTGTTCACTGAAG GTTTGGGATTTGCGGCAAATGAAAGAGGCCCTTAAAGTCTTCGAGAATCTTCCAAATAACTATGCTCAAACAAATATTGCATTTAGTCCTGATGAACAGCTTTTCTTGACTGGAACATCTTTTGAAAGGGAGAGCAAAACTGGAGGTGTATTGTGCTTTTACAACCGGGAAAAACTTGAACTTGTTTCAAGAGTTGGTATTTCTCTGACTAGCAGTGTTGTGCAGTGTGCTTGGCATCCAAAGCTAAATCAG ATCTTTGCAACAGCTGGGGATAAAAGCCGAGGAGGAACCCACGTACTATATGATCCAACCATCAGTGAGAGAGGAGCTCTTGTATGTGTTGCATCTGCACCTCGGAAAAAATCTTTGGATGATTTTGAGGTGCAGCCCGTCATTCACAACCCTCATGCACTACCCTTGTTTAGAGATCAGCCAAGCCGAAAGCGTCAGCGAGAGAAAACATTGAAGGATCCCCTTAAGTCCCACAAACCTGAACTTCCAATGACAGGACCAGGTTTTGGTGGAAGAGTTGGTGCTAGTAAAGGAAGCTTATTGACTCAATATCTTCTTAAG CAAGGGGGAATGATCAAGGAGACATGGATGGAGGAAGACCCACGAGAAGCTATATTGAAGTATGCTGATGCTGCGGAAAAAGATCCCAAATACATTGCTCCAGCATATGCGCAAACCCAGCCTGACCCAGTTTTTGCAAAGTCGGATTCCGAGGATGAAGAAAAATGA